A portion of the Cryptomeria japonica chromosome 5, Sugi_1.0, whole genome shotgun sequence genome contains these proteins:
- the LOC131031218 gene encoding uncharacterized protein LOC131031218: protein MESGFTSQANGIAVAEYMYSTTFWESIEQIVEFSEPLVKVLRLVDGDKPPMGYVYEAMDRAKEVIRSKMENNRDKYMPLWDIIDRRWDGQMHTPLHAAGYFLNPLLFYKTDFLEIDAEIKQGFFKCMEKMFPDLEKFDAATIELEMYKHAKGFLSSRAAIQSRKTIQPAAWWASFGDEIPNLRWMAVRILSQPCSSSACERNWSVFEHIHSKKRNRLSQQRLNDLVFVHHNLRLKIRKAQGTIEECLPIDLDEIYPECELIAADDDDDDDDDDVDDDYVVADRPLVSEDFDIMRQANFRPEWVEGIRTGSYPGASSSGPPAL, encoded by the exons ATGGAGTCTGGTTTCACAAGTCAAGCAAATGGCATAGCAGTGGCAGAGTATATGTATTCTACCACATTTTGGGAATCTATTGAACAAATTGTAGAATTTTCAGAGCCTTTAGTAAAAGTCTTGAGACTAGTGGATGGAGATAAACCCCCCATGGGATATGTGTATGAGgctatggatagggccaaggaggtgatAAGGAGTAAGATGGAAAATAACAGAGATAAGTATATGCCgttgtgggacataattgataggagatgggatgGACAAATGCACACTCCTCTCCATGCTGCAGGATATTTTCTCAATCCTCTGTTATTCTATAAGACTGACTTCCTGGAAATTGATGCTGAGATCAAACAAGGCTTCTTCAAGTGCATGGAAAAAATGTTTCCTGACTTGGAAAAATTTGATGCGGCTACGATAGAGCTGGAAATGTACAAGCATGCTAAGGGCTTTCTCTCTTCTAGGGCTGCTATACAAAGCAGAAAGACAATTCAACCAG ctgcatggtgggcttcttttggagatgaaataccaaatttaaggtggatggcggtgcgtattttgagccaaccatgtagcTCATCAGCTTGTGAGCGTAATTGGAGTGTGTTTGAACACATACATTCTAAGAAACGCAACCGCCTATCACAACAACGACTAAATGACTTGGTATTTGTTCATCACAACCTCCGCTTGAAGATAAggaaagctcaag GAACTATTGAGGAATGCTTGCCAATTGACCTCGATGAGATATATCCAGAGTGCGAGTTgattgctgctgatgatgatgatgatgatgatgatgatgatgttgatgatgattatgttGTTGCTGATCGTCCGCTTGTgtctgaagattttgatatcatgaGGCAAGCCAACTTTCGTCCTGAATGGGTTGAAGGAATTAGGACAGGCTCTTACCCAGGAGCTTCATCATCAGGGCCTCCTGCTCTCTAG